In one Sphingomonas sanguinis genomic region, the following are encoded:
- a CDS encoding PIG-L deacetylase family protein gives MKLDIKAVGRAIVVAPHPDDEVIGAAGLMRALRRQGSVVRVIVVSNGAASHPNSGAWPPERLIAARRRESLLALRRLGVARDHVTFLGLPDGGLSACAVLCRQRLSRAIRQCLDLDMIVGPAMTDAHPDHRAVAAALRDTRFDGRRMTYQVWPPQRARVARGRTVALTGGAAAKRSLIRMHRTQLGAITDDPHGFAIARHELAVFAHPVEQFVEQGR, from the coding sequence TTGAAGCTGGATATCAAAGCCGTTGGCCGCGCGATTGTCGTCGCGCCCCATCCCGATGACGAGGTCATCGGAGCCGCTGGCTTGATGCGGGCCTTGCGGCGGCAGGGCAGTGTGGTCCGGGTCATCGTGGTCAGCAACGGTGCCGCGTCGCATCCCAACAGTGGCGCATGGCCCCCCGAACGGCTAATTGCCGCGCGTCGCCGGGAAAGCCTGTTGGCGCTCCGCCGTCTGGGGGTAGCGCGTGATCACGTGACCTTTTTGGGGCTGCCCGATGGCGGCCTTTCTGCGTGCGCGGTGCTGTGTCGCCAGCGGCTGAGCCGAGCGATCCGTCAGTGCCTGGATCTGGACATGATCGTCGGACCCGCCATGACCGATGCGCATCCCGATCATCGGGCCGTGGCGGCGGCGCTTCGGGATACTCGATTCGACGGACGACGCATGACCTATCAGGTCTGGCCGCCGCAACGCGCGAGGGTCGCCCGAGGCCGGACCGTTGCGCTGACGGGCGGGGCGGCGGCGAAGCGATCGCTGATCCGGATGCATCGCACCCAATTGGGGGCGATCACCGACGATCCTCACGGCTTTGCGATCGCACGCCATGAACTCGCGGTCTTCGCGCACCCGGTCGAACAGTTCGTCGAGCAGGGGCGATGA
- a CDS encoding NAD-dependent epimerase/dehydratase family protein, producing the protein MSKDTNTNTALVIGATGGIGGEVARVLLARGWAVRALHRDPARARLSNPALEWVQGDAMDKASVTAAADRMSVIVHGANPPGYRNWAGLVLPMLESTIAAATATGARVLLPGTVYNYGPDAGEAVDEDSPQNPVTRKGAIRVEMERRLRAASRNDVKALVVRAGDFYGPRSGNSWLAQGMVPTPGPVKRVFNPARAGTGHAWAYLPDLAETMVRLLERRDALPAFDSFHFGGTWVDDNRAFAEAIRQAAGKPNAPIYPFPWPVVHAIAPFHETAREMREMIYLWRRPLRLIDDKLRRFLGEVPATPLVEALRATLQGLERL; encoded by the coding sequence ATGAGCAAGGACACAAACACAAACACGGCGCTGGTGATCGGTGCGACTGGCGGCATCGGCGGCGAGGTGGCGCGGGTGTTGCTCGCCCGCGGCTGGGCGGTCCGCGCGCTCCATCGCGACCCGGCGCGGGCCCGGCTGAGCAACCCGGCGCTGGAATGGGTGCAGGGCGATGCCATGGACAAGGCGTCTGTCACTGCCGCTGCCGACCGCATGTCCGTGATCGTGCACGGTGCGAACCCGCCGGGCTATCGCAACTGGGCAGGGCTGGTACTGCCGATGCTCGAAAGCACGATCGCAGCGGCTACCGCGACCGGCGCGCGCGTGCTGCTGCCTGGTACGGTCTACAATTACGGGCCAGACGCGGGCGAGGCCGTCGACGAGGATAGCCCGCAGAACCCGGTGACCCGAAAGGGCGCGATCCGTGTCGAGATGGAGCGCCGCCTGCGCGCGGCGAGCCGGAACGATGTCAAGGCGCTGGTCGTCCGCGCGGGCGATTTCTACGGCCCCCGAAGTGGCAATAGCTGGTTGGCGCAAGGTATGGTGCCCACGCCCGGGCCGGTGAAGCGCGTATTCAATCCCGCGCGCGCGGGTACCGGCCATGCTTGGGCCTATCTGCCCGACCTCGCCGAGACGATGGTGCGCCTTCTCGAACGGCGCGACGCGCTGCCCGCTTTTGACAGCTTCCATTTCGGCGGCACCTGGGTGGATGACAATCGAGCGTTTGCAGAGGCGATCCGCCAGGCGGCAGGCAAGCCGAACGCGCCGATTTACCCGTTCCCCTGGCCGGTGGTACACGCGATCGCGCCGTTCCATGAGACCGCGCGCGAGATGCGCGAGATGATCTATCTCTGGCGTCGGCCGCTCCGGCTGATCGACGACAAGCTGCGCCGCTTCCTCGGCGAGGTGCCGGCAACGCCGCTTGTCGAGGCGTTGCGGGCGACGCTTCAGGGTTTGGAACGGCTGTAA
- a CDS encoding LysR family transcriptional regulator encodes MDSGPGWELWRTFDAVMRAGSLSGAARALGLTQPTAGRHIAELEAALGAGALFTRSARGLQPTETALALASEVEAMAAAAAALVRTASAPADAVTGVVRISVSEVIGAEVLPPILAALRAEHSGLMIELLLTNAPSDLLRRDADLAIRMTEPRQQALLVKPVGRIRLGFYAHREYLARAASIDSAADLGRHGIIGFDRDAASIRSVEAAWPDLPTFALRTDNQLAQIALIRAGCGIGVMQDPIAHRDPALISVLPETFHAHLPVWIAMHEDLRSTRRMRLVFDALVSGMTAYIRAGSERPQ; translated from the coding sequence ATGGACAGCGGACCCGGATGGGAGTTGTGGCGCACCTTTGACGCCGTCATGCGAGCGGGCAGCCTGTCGGGTGCGGCGCGCGCGCTCGGCCTCACCCAACCGACCGCCGGGCGACATATTGCGGAACTGGAGGCGGCGCTTGGCGCCGGCGCGCTGTTCACACGCTCGGCGCGCGGGCTGCAGCCGACCGAGACCGCGCTGGCGCTCGCGTCGGAAGTCGAGGCGATGGCTGCCGCCGCGGCAGCGTTGGTGCGAACCGCCTCCGCTCCCGCCGATGCGGTGACCGGCGTCGTCCGGATCAGTGTGAGTGAGGTGATCGGCGCCGAGGTGCTGCCGCCTATCCTCGCTGCCCTGCGCGCGGAGCATTCCGGCTTGATGATCGAGCTGCTGCTCACCAACGCCCCGTCCGATCTGCTGCGGCGCGACGCCGATCTGGCGATCCGGATGACGGAGCCAAGGCAACAGGCGCTGCTCGTCAAGCCAGTGGGCCGCATCCGCCTGGGCTTCTATGCGCACCGCGAATATCTCGCCCGCGCCGCGTCGATTGATAGCGCCGCTGACTTAGGGCGGCATGGGATCATCGGCTTCGATCGGGATGCGGCGTCGATCCGATCGGTCGAGGCGGCCTGGCCCGACCTGCCCACCTTTGCACTGCGCACCGACAACCAATTGGCCCAGATCGCGCTGATCCGCGCCGGCTGCGGGATCGGTGTGATGCAGGACCCAATAGCTCACCGTGACCCGGCGCTGATCTCGGTGCTGCCGGAAACCTTCCACGCCCATCTGCCCGTTTGGATCGCCATGCATGAGGACCTGCGCTCGACAAGGCGGATGCGGCTGGTCTTTGATGCACTGGTCAGCGGCATGACCGCCTATATCAGGGCGGGATCGGAGCGTCCGCAATGA
- a CDS encoding SAM-dependent methyltransferase: MRPIDLTGFAEKFAAHDDPWRTYSDRDEAVKRAAILHALGPGPLGRVLELGSGNGSNSRVIAARALRLHATEGTVEGTALTARAIADRPRARAIRLALPARFPQRDYDAIVIAELLYYLAPQAMRHVAKCVAQALRPGGRLVLAHHRIDYYDFAQHAAGIQQRFLDLTDLPWQTDTVRRRKNWHVIVARPICKPNPGGQPSYSFHSPAFRR; encoded by the coding sequence ATGAGGCCTATCGATCTTACGGGTTTTGCCGAGAAATTCGCGGCCCATGACGACCCCTGGCGTACCTATTCTGACCGCGACGAAGCCGTGAAGCGTGCGGCGATCCTGCATGCCCTGGGGCCAGGCCCCCTTGGCCGCGTCCTGGAGCTGGGAAGCGGCAACGGATCGAACAGTCGGGTCATCGCCGCCCGCGCCTTGCGTCTTCATGCGACGGAGGGGACCGTCGAAGGTACGGCTCTGACGGCCCGCGCCATCGCGGACCGTCCCCGCGCGCGTGCCATCCGCTTGGCCTTGCCTGCACGCTTCCCGCAGAGGGACTATGACGCGATCGTGATCGCGGAACTCCTCTATTATCTTGCCCCGCAAGCGATGAGGCACGTCGCCAAATGCGTCGCCCAGGCGCTACGCCCCGGCGGACGACTGGTGCTCGCGCATCACCGGATCGACTATTACGACTTCGCGCAACACGCAGCCGGGATACAGCAACGCTTCCTCGATCTGACTGACCTGCCTTGGCAAACAGATACGGTGCGTCGTCGAAAGAACTGGCATGTCATTGTCGCACGCCCAATTTGCAAGCCAAACCCCGGCGGCCAGCCCAGCTATAGCTTTCATTCTCCCGCATTCCGGCGCTAG
- a CDS encoding DUF6671 family protein, which yields MARSAPLYDGDQAILATMHGKERIIAPLACRFVGLSLEASAGLDTDRFGTFSREVARAGSQLDAARAKIAAAFDLYPDIGVALASEGSFGPHPYLPFCALNREIVVLRDRRNEWELIGHNATSSTNFAHTIVRDSATGLAFAERAGFPTHGMIVMGIREGEAAPDLMLFKEIDDQDELIRAIDATLEQCGSAFLETDMRAHRNPRRMRAIGRAMVDLVRKTRSACPECARPGFAVSKRLAGLPCAWCGDATLLIRADVWACAGCGLLLERPVEATHADPGHCPGCNP from the coding sequence ATGGCCCGGTCCGCACCTCTCTATGATGGGGACCAGGCCATTCTCGCGACGATGCATGGCAAGGAACGGATCATCGCGCCGCTTGCCTGCCGCTTCGTTGGGCTGAGCCTGGAGGCCTCCGCCGGTCTCGATACCGACCGGTTCGGCACGTTCAGCCGTGAGGTCGCCCGTGCCGGATCGCAGCTCGATGCGGCTCGGGCCAAAATCGCGGCCGCCTTCGACCTGTACCCGGATATCGGAGTTGCCCTCGCCAGCGAGGGGAGTTTTGGCCCCCATCCATACCTCCCTTTCTGCGCCTTGAACCGGGAGATTGTCGTTCTCCGCGACCGCCGCAACGAATGGGAACTGATTGGCCATAACGCCACGTCGAGCACGAACTTCGCGCATACCATCGTGCGCGATTCGGCTACCGGACTCGCCTTTGCGGAGCGCGCCGGATTTCCCACGCATGGCATGATCGTCATGGGCATCCGGGAAGGCGAGGCCGCGCCCGATCTCATGCTGTTCAAAGAGATAGACGATCAGGACGAACTGATCCGGGCAATCGATGCAACGCTTGAGCAATGTGGTAGCGCATTCTTGGAAACCGACATGCGCGCTCACCGAAACCCGCGACGGATGCGGGCGATCGGGCGCGCCATGGTGGACTTGGTGCGCAAGACCCGCAGTGCGTGCCCCGAATGCGCGCGCCCCGGCTTCGCCGTCTCCAAACGTCTCGCAGGACTCCCTTGTGCCTGGTGCGGCGATGCCACGCTGCTGATCCGCGCGGACGTCTGGGCCTGTGCAGGCTGTGGTCTGTTGCTGGAGCGGCCTGTCGAAGCGACCCACGCCGACCCGGGCCATTGCCCGGGCTGTAACCCCTAG